In Antechinus flavipes isolate AdamAnt ecotype Samford, QLD, Australia chromosome 3, AdamAnt_v2, whole genome shotgun sequence, a genomic segment contains:
- the MTRF1 gene encoding peptide chain release factor 1, mitochondrial — MNRYLNFWILSANYYQQCHFYHLSHLSRRKRLNLKQYIFRPNWNHIYYSPLQRNWSRQYCQQNTRILWKHKALQKYVEDLSGEYQKLDGLLHHISVSEGDRRTMSKRHAELAQFTTIYKEIQESEKAIEELESMCKSLDKQDEKQLLELALEEREVINQKINRLCRELFQSLVPKERDDKNDVILEVTSGRTTGGDICQQFTREIFEMYQSYSCYKGWDFETLNYTAADYGGLHHAAARISGDSVYKYLKYEGGIHRVQRIPEVGLSSRMQRIHTGTMSVIVLPQPDEIDIKVEPKDLRIDTFRAKGAGGQHVNTTDSAVRIVHIPTGLVVECQQERSQIQNKDTALRVLRAKLYQQTVDREQSKRQSVRKLQVGTRAQSERIRTYNFTQDRVTDHRISYEARDIKEFLCGGRPLDMLIQRLLVSANEEALVEILDNHFKSFEERK, encoded by the exons ATGAATCGTTACCTGAATTTTTGGATACTTTCAGCTAATTATTACCAGCAATGTCACTTTTACCATCTTTCTCATCTATCCAGAAGAAAAAGGCTTAACCTAAAGCAGTACATTTTTAGGCCAAATTGGAACCATATATATTATTCTCCATTACAAAGAAACTGGTCAAGGCAATATTGTCAGCAAAATACCAGGATACTGTGGAAACATAAAGCACTACAGAAATATGTGGAGGACTTGAGTGGAGAATATCAGAAACTTGATGGATTATTGCATCATATTTCTGTGAGTGAAGGTGATCGAAGGACTATGAGTAAAAGACATGCTGAGTTGGCTCAGTTTACCACCATCTATAAGGAAATTCAAGAGTCTGAAAAAGCAATTGAAGAATTAGAATCAATGTGTAAAA GTTTAGACAAACAAGATGAGAAACAGCTACTTGAACTTGCTTTGGAAGAAAGAGAAGTCATTAATCAAAAGATCAACAGGTTGTGCAGAGAG CTTTTCCAGTCTCTAGTGCCAAAGGAGAGAGATGACAAGAATGATGTTATTTTAGAAGTAACATCTGGAAGAACAACTGGAG GTGATATCTGCCAACAGTTTACCAGAGAAATCTTTGAAATGTACCAGAGCTATTCCTGTTACAAGGGTTGGGACTTTGAGACTCTGAACTACACTGCAGCTGACTATG gtGGCTTGCACCATGCAGCAGCTCGAATTTCTGGTGACAGTGTCTATAAGTATTTGAAGTATGAAGGTGGGATTCATCGAGTTCAAAGAATTCCTGAAGTTGGCCTTTCCTCAAGGATGCAGCGCATTCATACTGGAACAATGTCTGTTATTGTTCTTCCTCAGCCAGATGAG ATAGACATTAAAGTGGAACCCAAGGACTTGCGTATAGATACATTCCGAGCCAAAGGAGCAGGAGGGCAGCATGTTAATACAACAGACAGTGCTGTACGAATTGTTCATATTCCCACAG GATTAGTTGTCGAATGCCAGCAAGAACGATCACAGATCCAAAATAAAGATACAGCTTTGCGTGTCTTAAGAGCTAAACTCTACCAGCAGACTGTTGACAGAGAACAAAGCAAAAGACAGAGTGTTCGAAAACTGCAG GTGGGAACAAGAGCCCAGTCAGAAAGAATTCGGACATATAACTTCACCCAGGACAGAGTCACTGACCATAGAATCTCTTACGAAGCTCGAGATATTAAG GAATTTCTATGTGGTGGGAGACCTCTGGATATGCTGATCCAAAGACTGCTAGTGTCAGCAAATGAAGAAGCCCTTGTTGAAATTTTGGATAATCACTTTAAATCTTttgaagaaaggaagtaa
- the LOC127557046 gene encoding LOW QUALITY PROTEIN: kelch repeat and BTB domain-containing protein 7-like (The sequence of the model RefSeq protein was modified relative to this genomic sequence to represent the inferred CDS: inserted 1 base in 1 codon) gives MPCASQRHLGTVVSRGPPPSPGQQLQLSLPAAAESPQPRPGARASATATTQSREEPPRPRRLPNPRGGRRPRKMAGPSVSSFFSGPEELEDTAHAPALLAQLKSFYDARLLCDVTIEVAAPGGGPGAGRLFACNRNVLAAACPYFKSMFTGGLFESQQPRVTMHDVDAESLALLLDYCYTGRVSVSETNVQRLYAAADMLQLEYVREACAAFLARRLDVANCASILKFADAFDHPQLRAKALAFVARNFSQLSGAPRPGGEESLAELSLAQLQEVLRLDSLDVDSERIVCTVAVQWLEASPLERGPSAPDVLRCVRWLHFGDRDRAYLEGLRAKPFIKRYCPGLIEAALRTRYGDVMVKTPQPALPAPSSATGPVAESPARRIGMMAKEMVIFFGHPKDPFLCYDPYSGDIYTMPSPLTSLAHSKTITSSAVCVSPDNDIYLXAQPKKQLWVYNPAQNSWQQLADRLMCREGMDLAYLNGYIYILGGRDPVTGVKLKEVECYSIQRNQWVLVAPVPHSFYSFELIMVHDYLYAVNNKRMLCYDPSRNQWLNCASLKRSDFQEACVFNEEIYCICDIPVMKVYNPARGEWRRISNIPLDADTHNYQIVRHGQKLLLITSTTPQWKKNRVTVHEYEPSDDRWVNIGTMLGLLQYDSGFICLSARVYPSCLEPGQSFITEEDDVRSESSADWDLEGLSELDSESGSSSSFSEDEVWVQVAPRGNAFMQQGSF, from the exons ATGCCTTGCGCCTCCCAGAGGCACCTGGGAACTGTAGTCTCCCGGGGGCCGCCCCCGTCACCAGGACAGCAGCTGCAGCTTTCTCTGCCCGCTGCTGCCGAGAGC CCCCAGCCCCGGCCCGGCGCCCGCGCCTCCGCCACCGCCACCACGCAGTCCCGGGAAGAGCCTCCACGCCCCCGCCGCCTGCCCAACCCCCGTGGGGGAAGGCGGCCCAGGAAGATGGCCGGACCTTCGGTCTCGTCCTTCTTCTCCGGACCCGAGGAGCTGGAGGACACGGCCCACGCCCCAGCTCTGCTGGCCCAGCTCAAGTCTTTCTACGATGCCCGGCTGCTGTGCGATGTAACTATCGAAGTGGCAGCTCCCGGCGGGGGGCCTGGCGCAGGCCGGCTTTTCGCGTGCAATCGCAACGTGCTGGCAGCCGCGTGCCCCTACTTCAAGAGCATGTTCACGGGTGGTCTGTTCGAGAGCCAGCAGCCCCGCGTGACCATGCACGACGTGGATGCCGAATCGCTGGCGCTGCTGCTGGACTACTGCTACACAGGTCGCGTGTCGGTGAGCGAGACCAACGTGCAGCGGCTGTATGCCGCAGCTGACATGCTGCAGCTTGAATATGTGCGCGAGGCCTGCGCCGCCTTCCTCGCCCGCCGCCTAGACGTGGCCAACTGTGCCTCCATCCTCAAATTCGCCGATGCTTTCGACCACCCGCAGTTGCGCGCCAAGGCTTTGGCCTTTGTGGCCCGTAATTTCTCCCAGCTCAGCGGGGCGCCTCGCCCTGGTGGGGAAGAATCCCTGGCCGAGCTGAGCCTGGCCCAGCTGCAGGAGGTATTGCGCCTGGACAGCCTGGACGTGGACAGCGAGCGCATCGTGTGCACTGTGGCTGTGCAGTGGCTGGAGGCCTCCCCCCTGGAGCGGGGCCCCAGTGCCCCCGACGTGCTCCGCTGCGTGCGCTGGCTCCATTTTGGCGACCGGGACCGGGCCTACCTGGAAGGACTGCGGGCCAAACCCTTCATCAAGCGCTACTGCCCCGGGCTCATCGAGGCTGCCCTGCGTACTCGCTATGGGGATGTGATGGTGAAGACCCCACAGCCCGCCCTGCCGGCCCCGAGCAGCGCCACTGGTCCTGTGGCAGAGAGCCCGGCCCGCAGGATAGGCATGATGGCCAAAGAGATGGTCATCTTTTTCGGACACCCCAAGGACCCCTTCTTGTGCTACGACCCGTACTCGGGGGACATCTACACCATGCCATCGCCTCTGACCAGCCTCGCCCACAGTAAGACCATCACTTCCTCTGCTGTCTGTGTGTCCCCAGACAATGACATCTACC GCGCCCAGCCCAAGAAGCAGCTCTGGGTCTATAATCCGGCCCAGAACAGTTGGCAACAGCTGGCCGACCGCCTGATGTGCAGAGAGGGCATGGACTTGGCCTACCTCAATGGCTACATTTACATCTTGGGAGGCCGCGACCCGGTGACCGGGGTGAAATTGAAGGAGGTGGAATGCTACAGTATCCAGAGGAACCAGTGGGTTCTGGTGGCCCCGGTGCCACATTCCTTCTATTCCTTTGAATTAATCATGGTTCACGACTATCTTTACGCAGTCAACAATAAACGGATGCTCTGCTACGACCCCAGTCGCAACCAGTGGCTGAACTGCGCCTCGCTCAAACGCAGCGATTTCCAGGAGGCTTGTGTCTTCAACGAGGAGATCTACTGCATCTGTGACATCCCCGTGATGAAGGTCTACAACCCGGCCCGGGGAGAGTGGAGGCGCATCAGCAATATTCCCTTGGATGCGGATACCCACAACTACCAGATTGTCCGGCATGGGCAAAAATTACTGCTCATCACCTCCACCACCCCGCAGTGGAAGAAGAACAGGGTCACCGTGCACGAATATGAACCCAGTGACGACCGCTGGGTTAACATAGGTACTATGCTGGGACTTTTGCAGTATGACTCGGGCTTCATCTGCCTTTCTGCCCGGGTCTACCCTTCCTGCCTTGAGCCTGGACAGAGTTTCATCACGGAGGAAGATGATGTTCGGAGTGAATCCAGCGCCGACTGGGACTTAGAAGGACTCAGTGAACTGGACTCGGAGTCAGGAAGTTCCAGTTCCTTCTCAGAAGATGAAGTCTGGGTACAAGTGGCACCCAGAGGGAATGCATTTATGCAGCAgggttcattttaa